Within the Opitutaceae bacterium TAV5 genome, the region TTCAGCTCCTCGCGCTCCCAGGGCTCCACGTCGAGCACGTCATCGTAGAACCCGGGAATGTTGACGCGCCCGTCCGGCGTGTGCAGCGAGGCGCAGAGCTCGGCGACGGCCTGTATCGGATTGCGCAAGACACCGCCGTGCAGGCCCGAGTGCAGATCGGTCTGCGGGCCCGTCACCTCGACGTCGCACAGCACGAGTCCGCGCAGGCCGCAGGTGATGACGATCTGCTCCGCGCTCGGGCTGCCGGTGTCGGACAACAGCACGAGGTCGGCCTTTTTGAGCCGGTCGCGATAGTCGTTGAGAAATTTCGGGAAGCTCGGGCTGCCCATCTCCTCCTCGCCTTCGATCATGAAAGTGATGCGAAGCGGCAGGTCCGGACGGCGCGCCAGCAACCGGGCCACGCCTGCGATGTGCGTGAGGAGCGGTCCCTTGTTGTCGGCGGTGCCGCGCCCCCGGATGCGCCCGTCGCTCACGACGGGGTCGAACGGCGGCGTTTTCCAGAGAGCGAGCGGATCGGCCGGCTGCACGTCGTAATGACCGTAGATGATGACGTGCGGCACGTGACCGCCATCGCCGGCAGCGGTCGCTCCGGTCGCCGGTTCGCGCTCGGCGAGGATGAGCGGATGTTTGTCGGTCCGCACGACTTCGACGGCAAATCCGAGCGAGCCGAGCAGCCCGGCCAGAAACTCCTGCGCTCCCTGCATGCCCGCCTTCGCGGTGGAGTCGGTGGAGATGCTGGCATGGCGGACAAATTCCTTCAGTTTTTCAACAGGATCGAAAGTCATGCCGCCTACCGTGAAGAAACCCGGGGCCGCTTCCAGCCGCTTTTTCCGTGAACGCCACTATCCCGATTGGCATTCACAAGATACGTAATCCCGAAACGACTCCGCACCCGGTCAAGGCGACGCCAGAAAGAGCGGCGTGGCTTCCCGCGGATGCGACACCATTGCGCGACCGGCAACCACGGCCGCGGCGACCAGAAATACAGGCACATCGGGTTTCACGGGAGCGTGTACGTTGCGCAACCAACCACCGGTGCCCAAACCGTGAACCTCCGGTTCCCGCCATTCACCAGCAACAGGGGTGCATGTGATCAAAATTCCCCAAAAAAACTTCCTGATACGTCCGTACCGGATCTTGCTGCCGATCTGGCGGAATCATTTATTATGGTGTCATGCCTCCTGTCGGCTCCCTCCCGTCCCTCTCCCCGCGCCCTGCGCACTCCGGCGGTCCTGCCTGCATTGCCCGCATTCGTCGCCTTCACGAATACCTTTCCGCCGGTCGCTGCTTCACAGCCGAATCCTTCGCCAGCGAATGGGAAGGCATTTCCGCCCGCACTATCAAACGCGACATCAATCACCTCCGCGATCGCCACAACGCCCCCGTGGAATGGGATCCCGCCCGGCGCACCTACCATTACTCCGGTCCCTACACGTCGCTGCAACTCACTCCGCTCCCCCGTATCGATGCCGACGAAGCCCTCGCCCTGATCCTCGCCGGCCGCACCTTCGCCGCCTGGCGCGGTTCCGCCCTCGGCCGTGCCCTCGCCGCCATTCTGGAAAAAATGGCCCCCGCCCTCGGCTCCGCCATCTCGCTGGCTCCCGAAGAACTCAACCGCCTCATCTACGAACCCGATTCCGACCCCGAGACCGACGCCGCCACGGCCGCCGAGCAACGCCACCTCGTCGAGCTTCTCGATGCGCTCCGCCATCGCCGCGAACTCCGCCTCACCTACAAAAAACCCCGCGCCTGCCGTCCCGCTCCGCGTATCGTTCATCCGCTCCACCTCGCCATTCTCGACCACCGCTGGATGCTTGTCGCCCACGACCCCCGACGCCGCGCCCTGCGCAATTTCCTGCTCTCCCGCATCGGCACGATCACTCCGACCGGCGCGACCTTCACTCCACCCGAAAACTTCGACGCCCACGCCCACCTCACCGGCAACATGGGTCTCTTTACCGGGGAGAAACTCTTCACCGTCCGTATCCGATTCGACGCGACGGCAGCGCCCTACATCCGCGAACGTCCCTGGCACGCCTCGCAAACGATCACCGAACTCGCCTCCCCGCACGGCGCGATCGAGGCCACGCTGCGCCTCAACAACCTGATCGACGTCCGCCGACGCATCCTTGGTTGGGGCCGCCACGCCCGCGCCCTTGCTCCCGCCGCTCTTGTCCGAGCCGTAAAGACCGAAGCCACCGCGCTCCTTGCCAACCATGCCGCTTCGCCCTCCGCCAAAGGCGCTACAAAAGAACTCCTTAAAAAATAATCAAAAAACAGAGACCGTGCCACCCTATGTCCCTCCCCGGCTGATATTCTGTCAGTCGATTTTTATCCAAAAGCCTTGCTCATCCCACTCACCAGCTCGCAACAATAGCCCTCATGCCCTCCTTCGCTGACATTTTCCAGGCAGCCACCGGCAACCCCCCTTACGATTATCAAGCCCGCCTTGCCCGCGCTACGCCGGATGCCTCGGCAAGTATCCATCATCGTCCGACTTACTTATCTCAACATCAACCCGACTAAATCATGAGCACTAAACTCGACCTTGCCACACTCCAGTCCGCCGTTCGCGGCACCGCCGCTGCCTTCCG harbors:
- a CDS encoding peptidase M20, encoding MTFDPVEKLKEFVRHASISTDSTAKAGMQGAQEFLAGLLGSLGFAVEVVRTDKHPLILAEREPATGATAAGDGGHVPHVIIYGHYDVQPADPLALWKTPPFDPVVSDGRIRGRGTADNKGPLLTHIAGVARLLARRPDLPLRITFMIEGEEEMGSPSFPKFLNDYRDRLKKADLVLLSDTGSPSAEQIVITCGLRGLVLCDVEVTGPQTDLHSGLHGGVLRNPIQAVAELCASLHTPDGRVNIPGFYDDVLDVEPWEREELKKLGGDEEAYRKFLGIPAFHPTAGYTPFECTRYLPTLEFNGIGGGYQGEGTKTVIPSKAFVKISCRLVANQQPERIRELLYKTIRERMPADVTYRIIDQHGGTPYVVVPPDRSNTPKNQSPVLARAFRSADKAIAEAFGKPPLYLREGGSVPIIADIKRELGLDSVMMGLFLPQDNLHAPNESFDLGVMEKGILASERILEGIADQGR
- a CDS encoding DNA-binding protein, producing the protein MPPVGSLPSLSPRPAHSGGPACIARIRRLHEYLSAGRCFTAESFASEWEGISARTIKRDINHLRDRHNAPVEWDPARRTYHYSGPYTSLQLTPLPRIDADEALALILAGRTFAAWRGSALGRALAAILEKMAPALGSAISLAPEELNRLIYEPDSDPETDAATAAEQRHLVELLDALRHRRELRLTYKKPRACRPAPRIVHPLHLAILDHRWMLVAHDPRRRALRNFLLSRIGTITPTGATFTPPENFDAHAHLTGNMGLFTGEKLFTVRIRFDATAAPYIRERPWHASQTITELASPHGAIEATLRLNNLIDVRRRILGWGRHARALAPAALVRAVKTEATALLANHAASPSAKGATKELLKK